In the Clostridia bacterium genome, one interval contains:
- a CDS encoding LTA synthase family protein: MKKNKKFLVLYILTAILFCVGTVISVAATWIASNFTVGIQEILFTLNNPMNGANTDVVSIGLKACLPLVAVCVAGIILILCVDYKTRIQILLSGKIIGIPCKIRLSKWMRIGALLLGVVLVIGSVWKLDTALGISDYLQLKLQRTTIYEEYYVDPAEVTISAEKPKNLIYIYMESMETNFQSKQEGGVCKENLIPHLTQMAKENISFSHNEQVGGFRSLGGTYWTTGALLGSGSGVPFSFPVEGSSMNNYTYFAPGLTTMGDILEEKGYNQVFLCGSDSDFGGRKSLYTQHGNFEIFDLFTAREKGYIPKDYFKWWGFEDEILYKIAKDELNRLSKAGQPFNLTMLTVDTHMVGGYVCDLCGDTYPNPSENVFACADKQVYEFVKWCRQQPFFEDTVIVISGDHMCRDTTVIGSMHDFDHTVYNCFINADAPEKLHTKNRDFCSLDMFPTVLSAMGFTFEGDRLGLGTNLFSDAQTLAEEMGIDVFTQELYKYSEFYMDEFAQ; this comes from the coding sequence ATGAAAAAGAATAAAAAATTTCTTGTGCTTTATATTTTAACGGCAATTCTGTTTTGCGTCGGAACGGTTATCAGTGTAGCTGCCACATGGATTGCAAGTAATTTTACCGTGGGGATTCAGGAAATTCTGTTTACCTTAAACAATCCCATGAACGGTGCCAACACCGACGTTGTCTCGATAGGACTTAAGGCTTGTCTGCCGTTGGTCGCGGTTTGCGTTGCAGGAATAATCCTTATTTTGTGCGTGGATTACAAAACAAGAATTCAAATCCTGCTCAGCGGTAAAATCATTGGTATTCCGTGCAAAATCCGTCTTTCTAAATGGATGCGTATCGGGGCGTTGCTTTTAGGTGTCGTACTGGTGATTGGCTCGGTATGGAAGTTAGATACCGCCTTAGGCATCAGCGACTATCTGCAGTTAAAATTACAGCGCACAACCATTTATGAAGAATATTATGTAGACCCTGCAGAGGTAACCATTTCTGCAGAAAAGCCGAAAAACCTGATTTATATCTATATGGAAAGCATGGAAACCAACTTTCAGTCTAAGCAGGAGGGCGGCGTTTGCAAGGAGAATCTGATTCCGCACCTGACACAGATGGCGAAGGAAAATATCTCCTTTTCCCATAATGAGCAGGTGGGCGGATTCCGTTCTTTGGGCGGAACCTACTGGACAACCGGTGCCTTGCTTGGCTCCGGTTCGGGCGTGCCCTTTTCGTTTCCTGTAGAGGGCAGTTCCATGAACAACTATACATATTTCGCGCCGGGTCTTACAACCATGGGGGACATTCTGGAGGAAAAAGGCTATAATCAGGTATTTTTATGCGGTTCCGATTCGGATTTCGGAGGCAGAAAAAGCCTCTATACCCAGCACGGCAATTTTGAAATATTTGATTTATTCACCGCCCGGGAAAAAGGCTATATTCCAAAAGATTATTTTAAATGGTGGGGCTTTGAAGATGAAATCCTATACAAAATTGCAAAGGATGAGTTAAACCGTCTGTCTAAGGCAGGTCAGCCCTTTAACTTAACCATGCTGACGGTGGATACCCATATGGTGGGCGGGTATGTCTGTGATTTGTGCGGGGATACTTATCCGAACCCTTCCGAAAATGTGTTCGCCTGCGCAGACAAGCAGGTGTATGAATTTGTAAAATGGTGCAGGCAACAGCCCTTTTTTGAGGATACGGTGATTGTCATCAGCGGTGACCACATGTGCCGTGACACAACTGTCATCGGCAGTATGCACGATTTTGACCATACGGTGTATAACTGCTTTATCAATGCGGACGCACCCGAGAAATTGCATACAAAAAACAGGGATTTCTGTTCGCTGGATATGTTCCCGACCGTGCTTTCAGCAATGGGCTTTACCTTTGAAGGTGACCGTCTGGGTTTGGGTACAAATCTGTTTTCGGATGCACAGACTCTGGCGGAAGAAATGGGTATAGATGTGTTTACGCAGGAACTTTACAAATACTCAGAGTTTTATATGGATGAGTTTGCACAGTAG
- a CDS encoding sodium-dependent transporter, whose protein sequence is MNKQTERESFRSRWGFILACIGSAVGMGNIWMFPARVSKYGGGSFILPYLLFVVLLASSGMIGEMTFGRATRSGPVGAFGKAGETKKCRRLGEAIGLIPVLGSLAMAIGYSVVMGWILKYACESLVGATLSPDGGDFGAAFGGMASAFGNNIWQSAAVIGTFLILFFGISRGIENANKFMMPLFYVLFIGLGIYIAFQPGSAEGYKYLFRIEPEALLDYKTWLYALGQAFFSLSIAGNGTVIYGSYLSDKEDIPAAARRVALFDTLAALLAALVIIPAMALTASHGGDALKQGGPGLMFIHLPQLFGSIPLGALICAVFFVAVLFAGLTSLINLYEAPIATLQEKFNLSRRNACLIVGVIGLGASLLIQGIVSDWMDFLSIYICPLGALLAAIMLFWVFGKKFVREEVEKGAKKPIGKWFYPLSKYVFCLICILVLVAGILLGGIG, encoded by the coding sequence ATGAATAAGCAGACGGAAAGAGAATCCTTTCGTTCCCGTTGGGGTTTTATCTTAGCATGTATCGGCTCAGCGGTTGGCATGGGCAATATCTGGATGTTTCCTGCCCGCGTTTCCAAATACGGCGGCGGTTCGTTTATTTTGCCGTATTTGCTGTTTGTGGTGCTTTTAGCCTCCAGCGGTATGATTGGCGAAATGACTTTTGGCCGTGCAACCCGTTCGGGTCCCGTGGGCGCGTTCGGCAAGGCGGGTGAAACCAAAAAATGCCGTCGTTTAGGCGAAGCAATCGGTCTGATTCCGGTGCTGGGTTCTCTGGCGATGGCAATCGGGTATTCGGTTGTTATGGGCTGGATTTTAAAATATGCTTGTGAAAGTCTTGTTGGGGCGACACTTTCGCCGGACGGCGGTGATTTCGGTGCGGCTTTTGGCGGTATGGCATCGGCGTTTGGCAATAATATCTGGCAGTCTGCCGCAGTTATCGGAACTTTTCTGATTTTATTTTTCGGCATCAGCCGTGGAATTGAAAACGCAAACAAATTTATGATGCCTCTGTTCTATGTTCTGTTTATCGGACTTGGAATTTATATTGCCTTTCAGCCCGGCTCGGCAGAGGGCTATAAATACTTGTTCCGTATTGAGCCGGAAGCACTTCTGGATTATAAAACCTGGCTGTATGCTTTGGGACAGGCGTTTTTCTCGCTGTCCATTGCAGGGAACGGTACGGTGATTTACGGGTCGTATCTTTCGGACAAGGAGGATATTCCTGCGGCAGCACGCAGAGTGGCATTGTTTGACACTTTAGCGGCGTTGTTGGCGGCTTTGGTTATTATTCCTGCCATGGCACTTACCGCATCGCACGGCGGTGATGCACTAAAGCAGGGCGGCCCCGGGCTGATGTTCATTCATTTGCCTCAGTTGTTCGGGTCTATTCCTTTGGGTGCGCTGATTTGTGCGGTGTTCTTTGTAGCGGTGCTGTTTGCAGGGCTTACCTCGCTGATTAATCTGTACGAGGCACCCATTGCAACGCTTCAGGAAAAGTTCAATTTAAGCCGAAGAAATGCCTGCCTGATTGTGGGGGTTATCGGTCTTGGTGCATCCCTGCTGATTCAGGGGATTGTGTCCGACTGGATGGACTTTTTGTCCATTTATATCTGCCCGCTCGGTGCATTGCTTGCGGCAATCATGCTGTTTTGGGTATTTGGCAAAAAGTTTGTCAGAGAAGAAGTGGAAAAGGGCGCGAAAAAGCCCATCGGCAAGTGGTTTTATCCCCTTTCCAAATACGTTTTTTGTCTGATTTGTATTCTGGTACTGGTGGCAGGCATTCTGCTGGGCGGTATCGGTTAA
- a CDS encoding peptidylprolyl isomerase produces the protein MFSLKRTRIFSCICLLLAVVMIFAGCSKAKDNAETTAQPAEGKVVVTVGDTPIYDYELKFYCMNYGMTADEMLNMLAENNRVVNYATENGYAVPEEKIAEAEAMLDSEKEQYKTEYDAFLERVGITEEQYRSVVLKSLSYENAYNSLIDMNVLEGFGIEELKAYYDDNFLRAKHVLIAFTDSEGNAVEEADALKEAQDVKKRLDDGESIDDLMSLSDDPGSATSPDGYVFINTDGMDDMVKQSLSGSGLVMVDEFTKGTVDLEIGAVSEPIKTNYGYHVIQRLDINETEKFFEDNKSKVMSAMTMEQQEAYTAANDAFMKTLEGKYTLETKEDALSVVRTEVDAKLAEMMAAQSDVPTEPVVEPDAEAEAEAE, from the coding sequence ATGTTTAGTTTAAAAAGAACAAGAATTTTTTCGTGTATTTGTTTACTGCTTGCGGTGGTTATGATTTTTGCCGGTTGCAGTAAGGCAAAGGATAATGCGGAAACAACTGCACAGCCGGCAGAGGGCAAGGTGGTTGTTACGGTAGGCGATACCCCGATTTATGATTATGAATTGAAATTTTACTGCATGAACTATGGCATGACTGCAGATGAAATGCTGAACATGCTGGCAGAAAACAACCGCGTAGTAAACTATGCGACAGAAAACGGATATGCTGTTCCGGAAGAAAAAATTGCAGAAGCTGAAGCAATGCTGGATTCTGAAAAGGAACAGTACAAGACAGAGTATGATGCATTTTTGGAAAGGGTTGGCATCACCGAAGAGCAGTACCGCTCGGTTGTACTCAAGTCCTTAAGCTATGAAAATGCCTACAACAGCCTGATTGATATGAATGTGTTGGAAGGCTTTGGCATAGAAGAATTAAAGGCATATTATGATGATAATTTCCTGCGTGCAAAGCACGTTCTGATTGCGTTTACCGATTCTGAGGGCAACGCGGTGGAGGAAGCAGATGCACTTAAAGAAGCACAGGACGTAAAAAAACGTCTGGATGACGGTGAGAGCATTGACGATTTGATGTCCCTTTCGGATGATCCCGGTTCTGCAACCTCTCCGGATGGCTATGTGTTCATCAATACCGACGGTATGGATGATATGGTTAAGCAAAGTCTTTCAGGCTCGGGTCTTGTGATGGTGGATGAATTTACAAAGGGCACAGTTGACCTTGAAATCGGTGCTGTTTCGGAACCCATCAAAACCAATTACGGTTACCATGTAATCCAGAGACTCGATATCAACGAAACCGAAAAGTTCTTTGAAGACAATAAGAGCAAGGTTATGTCTGCAATGACCATGGAACAGCAGGAAGCTTATACCGCAGCCAACGATGCATTTATGAAAACCCTGGAAGGAAAGTATACACTTGAAACCAAGGAAGATGCATTGTCTGTTGTACGCACCGAAGTGGATGCAAAGCTTGCAGAAATGATGGCAGCACAGTCGGATGTACCGACAGAGCCTGTTGTTGAACCCGATGCGGAAGCAGAGGCTGAAGCAGAATAA
- a CDS encoding adenine phosphoribosyltransferase (Catalyzes a salvage reaction resulting in the formation of AMP, that is energically less costly than de novo synthesis), protein MKEFYTIDIAGLKRDLTLCKLNESLYIGAFIMFGDVELTKKSAEELLKLAPEYDVMITAESKGIPLLYEMARQAGRNHYIVARKSPKLYMKDVISVEVDSITTSHRQTLYLDSKDVEAMKGKRVLVVDDVISTGESLAALEKLISEAGGNVVAKMAVLAEGDAIGREDITYLAPLPLFDTEGNPV, encoded by the coding sequence ATGAAAGAGTTTTACACAATAGACATTGCAGGCTTGAAACGGGATTTAACCCTTTGTAAGCTGAACGAAAGCTTATACATCGGTGCATTTATTATGTTCGGGGATGTGGAACTGACCAAAAAATCCGCAGAAGAGCTGTTAAAGCTTGCGCCCGAATATGATGTGATGATTACTGCTGAATCCAAAGGTATTCCGCTTTTATATGAAATGGCGCGTCAGGCAGGCAGAAACCATTATATTGTTGCAAGAAAGTCGCCCAAGCTTTATATGAAGGACGTCATCAGCGTAGAGGTGGATTCCATTACCACCAGCCACAGACAGACGCTGTACTTAGATTCTAAAGACGTTGAGGCGATGAAAGGAAAGCGCGTTCTGGTGGTTGACGATGTAATCAGCACGGGTGAATCTCTGGCTGCTCTGGAAAAGCTGATTTCCGAAGCAGGCGGCAATGTCGTTGCCAAAATGGCAGTTCTGGCAGAAGGCGATGCGATTGGCAGAGAGGACATAACCTATCTTGCACCGCTTCCGCTTTTTGACACAGAAGGCAATCCGGTATAA
- a CDS encoding NCS2 family permease encodes MEKFFKIKERGSSVRTEIIAGITTFLAMSYILAVNPGYLGSIPGATPAGIFMATAISAAIATLCMAFFANYPVALASGMGLNAFFAFTVCGAMGYSYEVALTSILVEGIIFMILSLFKFREALVNKIPNNLKYGITAGIGLFIAIIALLNAKIVVADPATTVALGDISAPGVVLALVGLLLIGVFDHFKVPGAILLGIIVTWVLGIVAELVGWYVPDPANGVYSVIPNLSWDAIKANFAAPALFKFDFAFIVKNFAGFVIVTFTFLYTDIFDTVGTLIGVAQKGDLLNEKGELPKASGALMADAVGTVVGACLGTSTVTSYVESSAGVAAGGRTGLASVVTAIMFIIAIIFAPVFLAIPSFATTPAMLYVALLMLSSVKKVDFDGDAADVIGAFLAIVMMPLTYSIANGIMFGILAWVILKILCGKVKDISGVMWISVALFVVYIVLKVLGLA; translated from the coding sequence CTGGAAAAGTTTTTCAAAATCAAAGAAAGGGGCAGTAGTGTTCGTACCGAAATTATTGCAGGTATTACAACATTTTTAGCAATGTCGTACATTCTTGCGGTAAATCCGGGTTATCTGGGGAGTATTCCGGGTGCAACACCTGCCGGTATCTTCATGGCAACCGCTATTTCAGCGGCAATCGCAACCTTGTGCATGGCGTTTTTTGCAAACTATCCTGTTGCGTTGGCATCAGGCATGGGTCTGAACGCGTTTTTTGCATTCACCGTTTGCGGTGCTATGGGATACTCGTACGAAGTCGCTTTGACTTCCATTCTGGTAGAAGGTATCATCTTTATGATTCTTTCGCTCTTTAAGTTCCGTGAAGCATTGGTAAACAAGATTCCGAACAACTTAAAATACGGTATTACCGCAGGTATCGGTCTGTTTATCGCAATCATCGCACTTTTGAATGCAAAGATTGTTGTGGCTGATCCGGCTACAACTGTAGCACTTGGCGATATTTCCGCACCGGGCGTGGTTTTAGCCTTGGTTGGTCTGCTGCTGATTGGTGTGTTTGATCACTTTAAAGTGCCGGGTGCGATTTTGCTTGGTATTATCGTGACCTGGGTGCTGGGTATTGTTGCAGAGCTTGTGGGTTGGTATGTGCCCGATCCGGCAAACGGCGTTTACTCTGTAATTCCGAATCTTTCCTGGGATGCAATCAAAGCAAACTTTGCCGCACCTGCATTGTTCAAGTTTGATTTCGCATTTATCGTGAAAAACTTTGCAGGCTTTGTGATTGTAACCTTTACATTCCTTTACACTGATATTTTTGATACAGTCGGCACATTAATCGGTGTTGCACAGAAAGGCGATCTTCTGAATGAAAAGGGTGAGCTTCCTAAGGCATCCGGTGCATTGATGGCAGATGCTGTCGGCACAGTTGTGGGTGCGTGCCTCGGTACCTCCACCGTTACAAGCTATGTTGAATCCAGCGCAGGCGTTGCAGCAGGCGGCAGAACCGGTCTTGCTTCGGTAGTGACTGCGATTATGTTTATCATTGCAATCATCTTTGCGCCGGTTTTCCTGGCAATTCCGAGCTTTGCAACAACACCTGCTATGCTGTATGTGGCACTTCTGATGCTTTCGTCCGTTAAAAAAGTTGATTTTGACGGCGATGCGGCAGACGTTATCGGTGCGTTCCTGGCAATCGTTATGATGCCTCTTACATACTCCATCGCAAACGGTATTATGTTTGGTATTTTGGCATGGGTTATCTTGAAAATCCTCTGCGGTAAGGTTAAGGACATCAGCGGTGTTATGTGGATTTCGGTTGCACTGTTTGTGGTATATATTGTACTGAAGGTTTTAGGACTCGCATAA